One genomic region from Quercus robur chromosome 4, dhQueRobu3.1, whole genome shotgun sequence encodes:
- the LOC126720644 gene encoding uncharacterized protein LOC126720644 isoform X1, translating to MYFYIFFSYMFSNTYTKHPFSHVTSLVGVLNGYNKEDQHRTVGNDSNSEKSTALIARNLLGGGSNSFSSSTSKLVVDSQELDLDLQVPNGWEKCLDLKSGKVYLRRCSTPNSPSISDKKHQINSTVPRLQDLNFPPSPSKITLNLFDETPLDLKLVSSPSSSNNYQSVCTLDKVKSALERAEKEPLKKRASFGKSPLSPSYSSSSSSIRETQEEDFEDKLLSSPMAAGCPGCLSYVLITKNNPKCPRCSSVVPLPLIKKPRIDLNISI from the exons atgtatttttatatttttttttcatacatgTTTTCAAATACATATACCAAACACCCCTTTAGTCATGTGACCTCTCTAGTCGGAGTTCTCAATGGCTATAACAAGGAGGATCAACATCGGACGGTTGGGAATGATTCGAATTCTGAGAAATCTACGGCTCTGATTGCTCGTAACTTGCTTGGTGGTGGGTctaactctttttcttcttcaacctcTAAGCTTGTGGTTGATTCCCAGGAATTGGACCTCGACTTGCAGGTCCCAAATGGCTGGGAAAAGTGCCTAGACTTGAAG TCAGGGAAAGTCTACCTACGAAGATGTAGCACCCCAAATTCACCTTCAATCTCAGATAAGAAGCACCAAATCAATTCAACAGTTCCAAGACTTCAGGATTTAAATTTTCCTCCTTCACCCTCGAAAATCACATTAAATCTTTTTGATGAAACTCCTCTGGATTTAAAGTTGGTCTCATCACCATCTTCATCGAATAATTATCAAAGCGTATGCACTCTTGATAAGGTGAAATCAGCACTCGAAAGGGCAGAGAAAGAACCACTGAAGAAGAGAGCATCATTTGGGAAATCACCATTGTCGCCTTCATATTCATCGTCATCATCTTCGATTAGAGAAACCCAAGAAGAAGACTTTGAAGATAAATTATTATCATCACCAATGGCAGCAGGGTGTCCTGGTTGCTTATCTTACGTATTGATAACGAAAAATAATCCAAAATGTCCTAGGTGCAGTTCTGTTGTCCCGTTACCGCTGATAAAGAAACCTAGAATTGATCTCAACATATCTATCTGA